The DNA sequence GAAGGGCTAGAATATAAATTTCCGGATTTAATTACCACGGATTCACCAACGCAGAGAGTAAGTGGCAAGCCATTGGATAAATTTCAGAAATTCCATCATTCGGTTCCCATGCTTTCTTTTAATGATGCTTTCAGCAAACAGGAAATGCTTGATTGGCAGAATAGAAACGAAAAAATAGTTAAAAATTACGATAAAGGCGGTTATTATTGCGAATTAAAAATCGATGGCCTGGCAATTGAACTGGTTTATAAAAACGGTATCTTAAAAACAGGCGCAACGCGCGGAGACGGGGTGGTTGGCGAGAATGTTACGCAGAATCTAAGAACAATAGCCAGTATTCCTTTAAAATTATTTGGAAAATTCCCAAAACAATTAATCGTGCGCGGAGAAGTTTATTTAGAGACCAAGGAATTTAAAAGAATCAACAAAGAACTGGAGAAAAAAAGGGAAAAAACTTATGCCAATCCAAGGAATCTGGCAGCTGGTTCAATTAGGCAACTGGATCCGAAAATTACTGCCAGCAGGCGTCTTGATTCTTTTGCTTATGCGCTGATAACCGATTTAGGGCAGAAAAAACACGAGGACGAACATAAAATTTTAAGAGAATTAGGATTTAAAATAAATTTATATAATAAATTCTGTAAAGATTTAAATGAAGTGGAAAAACTCAGAATTTATTGGGAAAAGAAAAGAGGCAAGCTCGATTATGAAATTGACGGAATTGTAGTGGTTGCCAGCGATAATTTTGCATTCAAAAAACTCGGAGCCATTGGCAAGGCGCCAAGAGGGGCAATTGCCTATAAATTTTCCGCTAAAGAAGCAACCACGATTATTAAAGATGTTATCTGGCAAATTGGGAGAACAGGAGTTTTGACGCCGGTTGCAGTATTAAAGCCAGTCCAGATCGGCGGAGCAACAATAACCCATGCCACGCTGCATAATTTTGACGAAATCAAAAGATTGGAAGTAAAAATTGGCGATACAGTAATTGTGGGCAGAGCCGGAGATGTAATTCCGGATATTGTAAAGCCGTTAAAGGACATGAGAATTGGCAAGGAAAAAGAGATTAAAGTTCCGCATTTCTGTCCGGCATGCAATTCGAAAGTTGTAAAAATCGGCGAAGAAGTGGCTTATAAATGTTCGGATAAAAATTGTGGAGCTGTTTTAAGAGAAAGAATTTATCATTTTGTTTCCAGAAAGGCCTTTGATATTGTGGGAGTCGGACCGAAAATTGTAGACAGATTTCTTGACGAAGGGCTAATTAAGGATGCAGGGGATTTATTTTTCTTGGAAGAGGAAGATATGAAGCATTTGGAGAGATTTGCCGAAAAGTCCGCTTCAAATATTATTAAATCAATCCAATCCAGAAAAGAAATAAAATTAGAAAGATTTTTGTTCGGCCTGGGAATTCCGCAGGTTGGGGAAGAAACAGCGATTGATTTGGCGAGGCATTACAACGAATTGGGAAAAATAAAAGATTCTTCTTTAGAAGAATTGCAAAGACTTCAGGATATTGGACCGAAAGTTGCCGAATCAATTTATAATTGGTTTAAAGAGAAAAAAAGCTTGGAATTTTTGCACAAACTGAAGAAAGCTGGTATAAAGATAATAAGCCCGCCTCGCATCGACGAGCTACGCGAGTCGAGACGGGCCCGAAAACTGAAAGGTAAAATGTTTGTTCTAACTGGAGAATTGGAAAATATGACGCGTGAGGAGGCCAAAGAAAAAATCCGTGCATTGGGCGGAGATATATCTAGTTCTGTTTCAAAAAACACTGACTTTGTGGTTATTGGTTTTGAACCAGGTTCAAAATTTGATAAAGCGAAAAAATTGGGCGTAAAAATAATCAGTGAAAAAGAATTCGCAAAATTAATATGATTAAGGAGCAGGCCCCGAAAATATCTACGGGGCAAGTGGAACATATTGCCAAATTGGCAAGGATTGAACTGACAGAAAAAGAAAAAGGGAAATTTTCAAATGAACTTTCCTCGATTTTGAATTATGTTGATAAATTAAATAAAGTTGATACAAAAAATATTAAGCCAATCCAGCAAATAACCGGATTGGAAAGCATAACCAGAAATGACGAAGCAGAAAAGAGAAATTCTGAAACGCGGAATAAAATTTTAGAACAAGCTCCGGACAAAAAAGATAATTATTTTAAAGTCCCAAAAATCTTGGAATGATTGATTTATCTAAATTGACAATAGAATCTGCCCACAAAGAGATGATAAAAAAAGAATTTACCTGTACTGAATTAATTCGGGCTTGTTTGGATAAAATTAAAAAAGAAAACAAGGAAATAAATAATTTTTTGGAAATTACGGAAAAATTGGCATTGGAACAAGCGCAAAAAGCTGATGATAAAATCGAAAGGGGAGAAAAAATAGAAGGATTAGAAGGTATTCCGATTGCAGTTAAAGATAATATTCTGGTTGAAGATTACAAATGCACAGCTGGGTCGAAAATTCTGGAAAATTATCAAGCTCCTTATGACGCAACAGTTGTCAAAAAACTGAAAGACGCTGGCGCGATAATTATCGGCAAAACAAATCTTGATG is a window from the Patescibacteria group bacterium genome containing:
- the ligA gene encoding NAD-dependent DNA ligase LigA → MDKKEARERIEKLRKEIWKHNYKYHVLDQSDISDAAFDALKNELEGLEYKFPDLITTDSPTQRVSGKPLDKFQKFHHSVPMLSFNDAFSKQEMLDWQNRNEKIVKNYDKGGYYCELKIDGLAIELVYKNGILKTGATRGDGVVGENVTQNLRTIASIPLKLFGKFPKQLIVRGEVYLETKEFKRINKELEKKREKTYANPRNLAAGSIRQLDPKITASRRLDSFAYALITDLGQKKHEDEHKILRELGFKINLYNKFCKDLNEVEKLRIYWEKKRGKLDYEIDGIVVVASDNFAFKKLGAIGKAPRGAIAYKFSAKEATTIIKDVIWQIGRTGVLTPVAVLKPVQIGGATITHATLHNFDEIKRLEVKIGDTVIVGRAGDVIPDIVKPLKDMRIGKEKEIKVPHFCPACNSKVVKIGEEVAYKCSDKNCGAVLRERIYHFVSRKAFDIVGVGPKIVDRFLDEGLIKDAGDLFFLEEEDMKHLERFAEKSASNIIKSIQSRKEIKLERFLFGLGIPQVGEETAIDLARHYNELGKIKDSSLEELQRLQDIGPKVAESIYNWFKEKKSLEFLHKLKKAGIKIISPPRIDELRESRRARKLKGKMFVLTGELENMTREEAKEKIRALGGDISSSVSKNTDFVVIGFEPGSKFDKAKKLGVKIISEKEFAKLI
- the gatC gene encoding Asp-tRNA(Asn)/Glu-tRNA(Gln) amidotransferase subunit GatC, encoding MIKEQAPKISTGQVEHIAKLARIELTEKEKGKFSNELSSILNYVDKLNKVDTKNIKPIQQITGLESITRNDEAEKRNSETRNKILEQAPDKKDNYFKVPKILE